The proteins below come from a single Salvelinus alpinus chromosome 18, SLU_Salpinus.1, whole genome shotgun sequence genomic window:
- the ark2ca gene encoding E3 ubiquitin-protein ligase ARK2C isoform X3, with protein MVLVHVGYLVLPVFGSVRNRGAQFTRHQHSHATSCRHFHLGAPQAPISAEFPLGHTSQPPQTGLAPHQPPAPHHPPPLPAPPQFQDVTGPPFLPQALHQQYLIQQQLLEAQHRRILPHSRRTLERAPLNPHRLRSGYDYSPPIHIPQPISQQPRYLAEGTDWDLSVDAGLSHHQYQLQQLPQHYQHYLAASPRMHHFPRNTSSAQVVVHEIRNYPYPQLHLLALQGLNPSRHASAVRESYEELLQLEDRLGSVSRGAVQTTIERFTFPHKYKKRKPLDMKIGEEGEETDVDEKCTICLSMLEEAEDVRRLPCMHLFHQGCVDQWLATSRKCPICRVDIETQLHPDS; from the exons ATGGTGTTAGTACATGTTGGATATTTGGTTCTTCCCGTATTTGGCTCTGTAAGAAATAGAG GGGCACAATTCACCAGGCATCAGCACAGCCATGCTACCTCGTGCCGACACTTCCACCTAGGGGCCCCTCAGGCGCCCATCTCCGCTGAGTTCCCCTTGGGTCACACCAGCCAACCCCCCCAGACTGGCCTGGCCCCTCACCAGCCCCCGGCCCCTCACCACCCACCGCCCCTGCCGGCCCCCCCTCAGTTCCAGGACGTTACTGGGCCTCCGTTCCTACCTCAGGCCTTACACCAGCAATACCTCATCCAGCAGCAGCTTCTAGAGGCGCAGCACCGCAGGATCCTCCCACACTCCag ACGAACTCTGGAGCGCGCTCCTCTGAACCCTCACAGACTCCGCTCGGGGTACGACTACTCCCCTCCCATCCATATCCCCCAGCCAATCAGCCAGCAGCCGCGCTACCTGGCCGAGGGCACAGACTG GGACCTTAGTGTGGACGCTGGCCTCTCTCACCATCAGTACCAGCTCCAGCAGCTTCCACAGCACTATCAGCATTACCTGGCGGCATCCCCCAGAATGCACCACTTTCCCAGGAACACCTCGTCTGCACAAGTG GTTGTGCATGAGATCAGAAACTACCCGTACCCCCAGCTTCACCTGTTGGCTCTGCAGGGCCTCAACCCCTCACGTCACGCTTCCGCTGTACGAGAGAGCTATGAG GAGCTGTTGCAGCTTGAAGACAGGTTGGGAAGTGTCAGTAGGGGAGCGGTTCAGACCACCATAGAGAGATTCACCTTCCCACACAAATACAAGAAG AGGAAGCCTCTGGATATGAAGATTGGCGAGGAGGGCGAGGAGACTGATGTGGATGAGAAATGTACCATCTGCCTGTCGATGCTGGAGGAGGCAGAGGACGTCAG GCGGTTACCCTGCATGCACCTCTTCCACCAGGGCTGTGTGGACCAGTGGCTGGCGACCAGCAGGAAGTGTCCAATCTGCCGCGTGGACATCGAGACGCAGctccacccagacagctga
- the ark2ca gene encoding E3 ubiquitin-protein ligase ARK2C isoform X2, whose translation MIGVSISFDGSVFSVLIGWDQLPLNPDWVYLSPAGAQFTRHQHSHATSCRHFHLGAPQAPISAEFPLGHTSQPPQTGLAPHQPPAPHHPPPLPAPPQFQDVTGPPFLPQALHQQYLIQQQLLEAQHRRILPHSRRTLERAPLNPHRLRSGYDYSPPIHIPQPISQQPRYLAEGTDWDLSVDAGLSHHQYQLQQLPQHYQHYLAASPRMHHFPRNTSSAQVVVHEIRNYPYPQLHLLALQGLNPSRHASAVRESYELLQLEDRLGSVSRGAVQTTIERFTFPHKYKKRKPLDMKIGEEGEETDVDEKCTICLSMLEEAEDVRRLPCMHLFHQGCVDQWLATSRKCPICRVDIETQLHPDS comes from the exons ATGATTGGTGTCTCCATATCGTTTGATGGCAGTGTCTTCTCTGTCTTGATTGGTTGGGACCAACTTCCTCTGAATCCTGATTGGGTGTACTTGTCTCCTGCAGGGGCACAATTCACCAGGCATCAGCACAGCCATGCTACCTCGTGCCGACACTTCCACCTAGGGGCCCCTCAGGCGCCCATCTCCGCTGAGTTCCCCTTGGGTCACACCAGCCAACCCCCCCAGACTGGCCTGGCCCCTCACCAGCCCCCGGCCCCTCACCACCCACCGCCCCTGCCGGCCCCCCCTCAGTTCCAGGACGTTACTGGGCCTCCGTTCCTACCTCAGGCCTTACACCAGCAATACCTCATCCAGCAGCAGCTTCTAGAGGCGCAGCACCGCAGGATCCTCCCACACTCCag ACGAACTCTGGAGCGCGCTCCTCTGAACCCTCACAGACTCCGCTCGGGGTACGACTACTCCCCTCCCATCCATATCCCCCAGCCAATCAGCCAGCAGCCGCGCTACCTGGCCGAGGGCACAGACTG GGACCTTAGTGTGGACGCTGGCCTCTCTCACCATCAGTACCAGCTCCAGCAGCTTCCACAGCACTATCAGCATTACCTGGCGGCATCCCCCAGAATGCACCACTTTCCCAGGAACACCTCGTCTGCACAAGTG GTTGTGCATGAGATCAGAAACTACCCGTACCCCCAGCTTCACCTGTTGGCTCTGCAGGGCCTCAACCCCTCACGTCACGCTTCCGCTGTACGAGAGAGCTATGAG CTGTTGCAGCTTGAAGACAGGTTGGGAAGTGTCAGTAGGGGAGCGGTTCAGACCACCATAGAGAGATTCACCTTCCCACACAAATACAAGAAG AGGAAGCCTCTGGATATGAAGATTGGCGAGGAGGGCGAGGAGACTGATGTGGATGAGAAATGTACCATCTGCCTGTCGATGCTGGAGGAGGCAGAGGACGTCAG GCGGTTACCCTGCATGCACCTCTTCCACCAGGGCTGTGTGGACCAGTGGCTGGCGACCAGCAGGAAGTGTCCAATCTGCCGCGTGGACATCGAGACGCAGctccacccagacagctga
- the ark2ca gene encoding E3 ubiquitin-protein ligase ARK2C isoform X1: MIGVSISFDGSVFSVLIGWDQLPLNPDWVYLSPAGAQFTRHQHSHATSCRHFHLGAPQAPISAEFPLGHTSQPPQTGLAPHQPPAPHHPPPLPAPPQFQDVTGPPFLPQALHQQYLIQQQLLEAQHRRILPHSRRTLERAPLNPHRLRSGYDYSPPIHIPQPISQQPRYLAEGTDWDLSVDAGLSHHQYQLQQLPQHYQHYLAASPRMHHFPRNTSSAQVVVHEIRNYPYPQLHLLALQGLNPSRHASAVRESYEELLQLEDRLGSVSRGAVQTTIERFTFPHKYKKRKPLDMKIGEEGEETDVDEKCTICLSMLEEAEDVRRLPCMHLFHQGCVDQWLATSRKCPICRVDIETQLHPDS; encoded by the exons ATGATTGGTGTCTCCATATCGTTTGATGGCAGTGTCTTCTCTGTCTTGATTGGTTGGGACCAACTTCCTCTGAATCCTGATTGGGTGTACTTGTCTCCTGCAGGGGCACAATTCACCAGGCATCAGCACAGCCATGCTACCTCGTGCCGACACTTCCACCTAGGGGCCCCTCAGGCGCCCATCTCCGCTGAGTTCCCCTTGGGTCACACCAGCCAACCCCCCCAGACTGGCCTGGCCCCTCACCAGCCCCCGGCCCCTCACCACCCACCGCCCCTGCCGGCCCCCCCTCAGTTCCAGGACGTTACTGGGCCTCCGTTCCTACCTCAGGCCTTACACCAGCAATACCTCATCCAGCAGCAGCTTCTAGAGGCGCAGCACCGCAGGATCCTCCCACACTCCag ACGAACTCTGGAGCGCGCTCCTCTGAACCCTCACAGACTCCGCTCGGGGTACGACTACTCCCCTCCCATCCATATCCCCCAGCCAATCAGCCAGCAGCCGCGCTACCTGGCCGAGGGCACAGACTG GGACCTTAGTGTGGACGCTGGCCTCTCTCACCATCAGTACCAGCTCCAGCAGCTTCCACAGCACTATCAGCATTACCTGGCGGCATCCCCCAGAATGCACCACTTTCCCAGGAACACCTCGTCTGCACAAGTG GTTGTGCATGAGATCAGAAACTACCCGTACCCCCAGCTTCACCTGTTGGCTCTGCAGGGCCTCAACCCCTCACGTCACGCTTCCGCTGTACGAGAGAGCTATGAG GAGCTGTTGCAGCTTGAAGACAGGTTGGGAAGTGTCAGTAGGGGAGCGGTTCAGACCACCATAGAGAGATTCACCTTCCCACACAAATACAAGAAG AGGAAGCCTCTGGATATGAAGATTGGCGAGGAGGGCGAGGAGACTGATGTGGATGAGAAATGTACCATCTGCCTGTCGATGCTGGAGGAGGCAGAGGACGTCAG GCGGTTACCCTGCATGCACCTCTTCCACCAGGGCTGTGTGGACCAGTGGCTGGCGACCAGCAGGAAGTGTCCAATCTGCCGCGTGGACATCGAGACGCAGctccacccagacagctga